In Labilibaculum sp. DW002, one DNA window encodes the following:
- a CDS encoding helix-turn-helix domain-containing protein: protein MASIFSREINHISDRIFVFWLVLVLLAELTFFLSSQNLFEDFHWVYEFACGSHVLHGTVFYFYVLSLVNPTFQFKKKDLLHVIPFAVYMGYKTTTKSLGLVDCLEEGGCSHSDNIYAVISVYMKFLIIIAYVGSAYSIVWKIKKDNQFKQINPYGVKWIFSIGNGVLILLATVFTIRILDSLEINFVIDQVMLINIIVSVFVISFVYMYTKYAYIFAHPFENVAAAETEGFKKLDDYLEQEEEQYNEICAYIEEHQLFKDGDLTLRKLSSKINIPEHTISQLINRVTDRSYSDFINAYRINFFIEQIEQNAHEDQTLLYLAYECGFNSKSSFNRVFKQFHEITPTEYIKSRGSN from the coding sequence ATGGCATCCATTTTTTCACGGGAGATAAATCATATTTCTGACCGCATTTTTGTGTTTTGGTTGGTGTTGGTGCTTCTTGCTGAACTAACATTTTTTCTTTCCTCTCAGAATTTATTCGAAGATTTCCATTGGGTTTATGAGTTTGCATGTGGCAGTCATGTTTTGCATGGGACTGTATTTTATTTTTATGTGTTAAGCCTGGTAAATCCCACCTTTCAATTTAAAAAGAAAGACTTACTTCATGTTATTCCGTTTGCAGTTTATATGGGCTATAAAACAACAACAAAGTCTTTAGGCTTGGTTGATTGTTTAGAGGAAGGCGGTTGTTCACATTCTGATAATATTTATGCTGTAATTTCAGTATATATGAAATTCCTAATCATTATAGCTTACGTTGGATCAGCATATTCTATTGTATGGAAAATCAAAAAGGATAATCAGTTTAAACAGATAAATCCATATGGTGTAAAATGGATTTTTAGTATTGGGAATGGTGTTTTAATTCTTCTAGCTACGGTATTTACGATTCGAATTCTAGATAGTCTGGAAATCAATTTTGTTATCGATCAGGTAATGCTGATTAATATTATCGTTTCTGTTTTTGTGATTTCCTTTGTGTACATGTATACCAAATATGCATATATTTTTGCACATCCATTTGAGAATGTAGCTGCGGCAGAAACAGAAGGATTTAAGAAATTGGATGATTATTTGGAGCAAGAAGAAGAACAATACAATGAAATATGTGCTTACATAGAAGAACATCAGTTGTTCAAAGATGGAGACCTAACGCTTCGTAAATTGTCATCGAAAATAAACATTCCAGAACATACAATTTCTCAGCTAATAAACAGGGTAACCGACCGATCTTATTCTGATTTTATTAATGCTTATCGAATCAATTTTTTCATTGAACAAATTGAGCAAAATGCACACGAAGATCAAACTTTGCTTTATTTGGCATACGAATGTGGATTCAACTCAAAATCTTCCTTCAATAGAGTTTTCAAGCAGTTTCATGAAATAACACCTACCGAGTACATAAAAAGTAGAGGCTCTAATTAA